One region of Rhodocaloribacter litoris genomic DNA includes:
- a CDS encoding asparaginase domain-containing protein, protein MHVKIFTTGGTIDKVYFDAKSDYVVGEPQIIEILRQANVTVHYEVETLFRKDSLDLTDADRAVIVERVRHEPARHVLITHGTDTMIETARALRSVPGKTIVLVGSLSPARFKHTDAEFNIGFAMATVQAMPEGVYIAMNGRIFDPERVRKNRAMNRFEPA, encoded by the coding sequence ATGCACGTCAAGATTTTCACCACCGGTGGTACCATCGACAAGGTGTATTTCGACGCGAAGAGCGACTACGTCGTCGGGGAGCCGCAGATCATCGAGATTCTGCGCCAGGCCAACGTGACGGTGCACTACGAAGTGGAGACGCTCTTTCGCAAGGACAGCCTGGATTTGACCGACGCCGACCGGGCGGTGATCGTGGAGCGGGTGCGCCACGAGCCGGCCCGGCACGTGCTCATCACGCACGGCACCGACACGATGATCGAGACGGCTCGTGCGCTCCGGTCGGTTCCGGGCAAGACGATCGTGCTGGTGGGTTCGCTCAGCCCGGCCCGCTTCAAGCACACCGACGCCGAGTTCAACATCGGTTTCGCGATGGCGACGGTGCAGGCCATGCCCGAGGGGGTCTACATTGCGATGAACGGCCGCATCTTCGACCCGGAGCGGGTGCGGAAGAACCGGGCGATGAACCGGTTCGAGCCGGCGTGA
- a CDS encoding RNA polymerase sigma factor — protein MAGQDGFGELLVAQARAGDERARSVLLERLEPILRAFFIKRIGVRPEVDDLVQNTLVRVHTGLADLKDPARLKAFAMKAALFELQDLYRGRYGTREYLFAPDAAPEPDPQHGPDGAGVDLERALAVLTPRARRIIELREYGYRYEEIAQMIGSTEAAIKMQVKRAFEKMRNVLATVLVAGLLALLGG, from the coding sequence ATGGCGGGGCAAGACGGCTTCGGGGAGCTGCTCGTGGCACAGGCCCGGGCGGGAGACGAACGCGCGCGATCGGTGCTGCTCGAGCGCCTGGAGCCTATCCTCCGGGCCTTCTTCATCAAGCGCATCGGCGTGCGACCCGAAGTGGACGACCTCGTGCAGAACACCCTCGTGCGGGTGCACACCGGCCTGGCCGACCTCAAGGATCCGGCCCGGCTGAAAGCCTTCGCCATGAAGGCCGCCCTGTTCGAACTGCAGGACCTGTACCGGGGACGCTATGGCACCAGGGAATATCTCTTCGCGCCGGATGCCGCACCGGAACCGGACCCGCAACACGGCCCGGACGGCGCCGGCGTGGATCTCGAGCGGGCGCTGGCGGTGCTGACACCCCGTGCGCGCCGCATCATCGAACTGCGCGAATATGGATACCGGTACGAGGAAATCGCGCAAATGATCGGTTCCACGGAGGCGGCCATCAAGATGCAGGTCAAGCGGGCGTTCGAGAAGATGCGGAACGTTCTCGCGACGGTGCTCGTGGCCGGGCTTCTTGCCCTGCTCGGGGGCTAG
- a CDS encoding FecR domain-containing protein: MKQEFDPTLFDEALTPEARRALQAVLDEDPALAAAFERWRRVRIALRAHLEARVPDRHLLVLYALARGGRADVLEPGERAALEAAREDLDRALAAHPALHDVIRRIQADADAFEAVWEARSAPARPRRAARGPAERPARPPRRRTVQRWSWRVGAVAAVTLFAVVLTLLVQRERGMVTLRTGPGEVRLVELAGGSTVRLMGGSELTYADPTRGGPPHRRARLRGRAFFDIAPDGEGFTVETPVALATVLGTRFGVQAGEAETEVVLVTGRLALAPRSVQERLVVLEPGQMSRVAAGALPSTPVPVDLTAALDWTGLFLFRATPLPEVLERLSDHYGVPVTHAPALAGEAISGTFEQDQALPEILETLAAALGAEVRPAGNGWRLER, encoded by the coding sequence ATGAAGCAGGAGTTCGATCCAACGCTTTTTGACGAAGCCCTGACGCCGGAAGCGCGGCGGGCGTTGCAGGCGGTGCTGGACGAGGATCCGGCGCTGGCGGCAGCCTTCGAGCGCTGGCGGCGCGTGCGGATCGCCCTGCGTGCGCACCTGGAGGCCCGGGTCCCCGACCGTCATCTGCTCGTCCTCTACGCGCTGGCTCGTGGCGGGCGCGCCGACGTGCTGGAGCCCGGGGAGCGTGCGGCCCTCGAGGCGGCCCGGGAAGACCTCGACCGGGCGCTGGCAGCCCATCCGGCCCTGCACGACGTCATCCGCCGCATCCAGGCCGACGCAGACGCTTTTGAGGCGGTATGGGAGGCCCGGTCCGCTCCGGCCCGGCCGCGCAGGGCTGCGCGCGGTCCTGCGGAGCGCCCGGCCCGGCCGCCCCGTCGCCGCACCGTGCAGCGCTGGTCCTGGCGGGTTGGCGCCGTGGCAGCCGTCACCCTCTTTGCGGTGGTGCTCACGCTGCTGGTGCAACGCGAGCGTGGGATGGTCACCCTCCGCACCGGCCCCGGTGAGGTGCGTCTGGTCGAACTGGCCGGCGGCTCGACGGTCCGGCTGATGGGGGGCTCGGAGTTGACCTATGCCGACCCGACCCGCGGGGGGCCGCCGCATCGCCGGGCCCGGCTGCGGGGCCGCGCCTTCTTCGACATCGCACCGGATGGAGAGGGCTTCACGGTCGAGACGCCGGTGGCGCTGGCCACGGTGCTGGGGACGCGCTTCGGCGTGCAGGCCGGCGAGGCCGAAACCGAGGTGGTCCTCGTGACCGGACGCCTGGCCCTGGCGCCCCGGTCGGTGCAGGAACGCCTGGTGGTGCTCGAGCCGGGCCAGATGAGCCGGGTGGCCGCCGGCGCCCTTCCCTCCACCCCCGTTCCCGTCGACCTGACCGCGGCGCTCGACTGGACGGGGCTCTTCCTCTTTCGCGCCACGCCCCTTCCCGAGGTCCTCGAGCGGCTGAGTGATCACTACGGCGTCCCGGTGACGCATGCACCGGCACTGGCCGGAGAAGCCATCAGCGGCACGTTCGAACAGGACCAGGCCCTTCCCGAAATCCTGGAGACCCTTGCGGCCGCCCTCGGCGCCGAGGTGCGCCCCGCCGGCAACGGGTGGCGGCTGGAACGCTGA
- a CDS encoding PAS domain-containing sensor histidine kinase → MTVTPAWLHTLTTLPLSAREGPSREAYVLYLTLLISLGGMGLYGLLLALRIIPPDLPRYLLAGLATLLMIGLLYTVRRGYVRSSAVAFITGLGALFLAGSVLGGGIHTAPYYGFFLLIIMAGLVLRRGGALKVAGAAALAGLALTWLDRADLLPASRQPDTTYTSWFIVSLYFFITALLLELSSHALQKAFERLRESEKALRERETHLRALLEAVPDMMFRLDRTGRYLEYIPSKEIEPLIPPEELLGKRQQDVLPPSLATRAQHFLEQTLATGTGQVFEYELPDRAGHALRYFEARLVPVGNDEALGLIRDITERKQAEQALRESERKYRQLVELAQEGIWVIDAGAVTTFVNPSMAHMLGYTPAEMLGRHLFDFMDEQGKAIAMHNLERRQQGIKELHTFELMHRDGRRIHTLMATAPILDAQGRYTGAIAGVVDITEQKKIEEEIRRLNAELEQRVAERTAELEHTIARLEEEIAERRRTEHALRLSEARYRAIVEDQTELICRFTPEGVTTFANAAYARYFGRTVDEIVGSTFIPEIPPEDQHLLAQNLDDLNCASPVRTVELRIIRPGGDVRWHLWTHRALCDEQGRIVEYQAVGRDITERKQAEEQIRRLNRDLQRRAARLEAANRELQAFSYSVSHDLRAPLRAIRSFADLLARHPHDEQTRHFLNHILEASERMEQLIEDLLAYARLGRKAVGREPVPLARVFDQVEKTLAPRLQALDARLDRPDDLPVVKGDPTLLQQVFLNLMENALTYHRQGIPPEITIRSETTSGQVLVHVVDNGIGIPAAFHTQIFQVFHRLHGREEYPGTGIGLAIVKKAVEMMDGQVTVTSEAGAGSTFTVTLPRWKAAVPAETSPARRSGESDRASS, encoded by the coding sequence GTGACCGTGACGCCTGCCTGGCTCCACACCCTGACAACCCTGCCGCTGTCTGCGCGGGAAGGCCCGTCGCGCGAGGCCTATGTGCTGTACCTGACGTTGCTGATCTCGCTCGGTGGCATGGGTCTCTACGGGCTGTTGCTCGCGCTCCGGATCATTCCCCCCGATCTGCCCCGCTACCTGCTTGCCGGGCTGGCCACCCTGCTCATGATCGGGTTGCTCTACACCGTGCGGCGCGGGTACGTGCGGTCGTCGGCGGTGGCCTTCATCACCGGCCTGGGCGCTCTCTTCCTTGCCGGCAGTGTGCTGGGGGGCGGCATCCACACGGCGCCGTATTACGGCTTTTTCCTGCTGATCATCATGGCCGGGCTGGTGCTGCGCCGGGGCGGCGCCCTGAAGGTGGCCGGCGCGGCCGCCCTCGCCGGGCTGGCGCTGACCTGGCTGGACCGGGCGGACCTGCTTCCCGCCTCCCGGCAACCCGACACGACCTACACCTCGTGGTTCATCGTTTCCCTGTACTTCTTCATCACGGCCCTGCTGCTCGAACTCTCCTCCCACGCCCTCCAAAAGGCCTTCGAACGCCTTCGAGAAAGCGAAAAGGCCCTGCGCGAGCGTGAAACCCACCTGCGCGCCCTGCTCGAAGCCGTACCGGACATGATGTTCCGGCTCGACCGGACAGGGCGCTATCTGGAATACATCCCCTCCAAAGAGATCGAGCCGCTGATCCCGCCCGAGGAGTTGCTCGGCAAGCGCCAGCAGGACGTGCTGCCGCCGAGCCTGGCCACCCGGGCCCAGCACTTCCTCGAACAGACCCTGGCGACGGGAACGGGACAGGTCTTCGAATACGAACTGCCGGACCGCGCCGGCCACGCACTCCGCTATTTCGAGGCCCGCCTGGTACCCGTCGGAAACGACGAAGCCCTGGGACTGATCCGTGACATCACCGAGCGGAAGCAGGCCGAGCAGGCCCTGCGCGAGAGCGAGCGCAAATACCGGCAACTCGTCGAGCTGGCCCAGGAAGGGATCTGGGTGATCGATGCCGGGGCCGTCACCACGTTCGTCAACCCCAGCATGGCGCACATGCTCGGTTACACCCCGGCCGAGATGCTCGGGCGCCACCTGTTCGACTTCATGGACGAACAGGGAAAGGCCATCGCCATGCACAACCTGGAGCGACGACAACAGGGCATCAAGGAACTCCATACGTTCGAACTGATGCACCGCGACGGCCGGCGCATCCACACCCTGATGGCGACGGCGCCGATCCTCGACGCACAGGGGCGCTATACCGGCGCCATCGCGGGGGTGGTGGACATCACGGAGCAGAAAAAGATCGAGGAGGAGATCCGCCGCCTCAACGCCGAGCTCGAGCAGCGCGTCGCCGAGCGCACGGCCGAGCTCGAACACACCATCGCCCGGCTCGAAGAAGAGATCGCCGAGCGCCGGCGCACCGAGCACGCGCTCCGCTTGAGTGAGGCCCGGTACCGCGCCATCGTCGAGGACCAGACCGAGCTCATCTGCCGCTTCACGCCGGAAGGCGTCACGACGTTCGCCAACGCGGCCTATGCCCGCTACTTCGGGCGCACCGTGGACGAGATCGTAGGCTCGACCTTCATCCCCGAGATCCCGCCCGAGGACCAGCACCTGCTGGCACAGAACCTCGACGACCTGAACTGTGCCTCCCCGGTGCGCACGGTCGAGCTGCGCATCATACGACCCGGCGGCGACGTGCGCTGGCACCTCTGGACGCACCGCGCGCTCTGCGACGAGCAGGGGCGCATCGTCGAATACCAGGCCGTCGGCCGGGACATCACCGAACGCAAACAAGCCGAGGAGCAGATCCGCCGCCTCAACCGGGACCTCCAGCGCCGCGCCGCCCGCCTGGAGGCCGCCAACCGGGAACTCCAGGCCTTCAGCTATTCCGTCTCCCACGACCTGCGGGCTCCGCTCCGGGCCATCCGCAGCTTCGCCGACCTCCTGGCCCGTCATCCCCACGACGAACAGACCCGCCATTTCCTCAACCACATCCTCGAAGCCAGCGAGCGGATGGAACAGCTCATCGAAGACCTGCTGGCCTACGCCCGCCTCGGCCGCAAGGCCGTCGGCCGCGAGCCGGTGCCGCTCGCACGGGTCTTCGACCAGGTCGAAAAAACCCTGGCGCCGCGCCTGCAAGCGCTCGACGCCCGTCTCGACCGGCCGGACGACCTGCCGGTGGTCAAAGGCGACCCGACCCTGCTGCAACAGGTATTCCTGAACCTGATGGAAAACGCACTGACCTATCACCGGCAGGGCATCCCTCCCGAGATCACCATCCGATCCGAAACGACGTCCGGTCAGGTGCTCGTCCATGTGGTGGACAACGGTATCGGCATCCCGGCGGCGTTTCACACGCAGATCTTCCAGGTTTTCCACCGCCTGCACGGCCGGGAGGAATATCCGGGCACCGGTATCGGGCTGGCCATCGTGAAGAAGGCCGTCGAGATGATGGACGGGCAGGTGACGGTGACCTCGGAGGCAGGGGCGGGCAGCACCTTCACGGTGACGCTGCCCCGGTGGAAAGCGGCCGTCCCCGCAGAAACGTCGCCAGCGCGGCGTTCGGGCGAAAGTGATAGAGCCAGTAGTTGA
- a CDS encoding class I SAM-dependent methyltransferase — protein MDAACYREMAALEDHHWWFVARRRILATVLDGLDLPAHATVLEVGCGTGGNLPLLARYGSLYACEPAPEALALAAARGLARVAPGRLPDGLPFGDTTFDLIALLDVLEHVREDTAGLAALYARLRPGGWLLLTVPAYGFLWSAHDEVNHHVRRYTRRELVRKLRQAGFRVCHATYFNTVLFPAVAGLRLAGRLLGRTGSDLTLPGPRLNGMLVRIFAAERHLVSRRRMPFGVSILALGRRP, from the coding sequence ATGGACGCCGCTTGCTACCGTGAGATGGCCGCCCTGGAGGATCACCACTGGTGGTTCGTGGCCCGGCGGCGCATCCTGGCGACGGTGCTCGACGGGCTGGACCTGCCGGCGCACGCCACGGTGCTGGAGGTCGGCTGCGGCACGGGGGGCAACCTGCCCCTGCTGGCCCGTTACGGGTCTCTCTACGCCTGCGAGCCTGCACCCGAGGCCCTTGCCCTTGCCGCCGCCCGCGGGCTGGCCCGCGTGGCTCCGGGCCGCCTGCCGGACGGCCTGCCCTTCGGCGACACGACGTTCGACCTCATCGCCCTGCTCGACGTGCTCGAACACGTCCGTGAGGACACGGCCGGCCTGGCGGCGCTGTATGCCCGGCTTCGCCCCGGCGGATGGCTGCTGCTCACCGTCCCGGCCTACGGGTTCCTCTGGAGTGCGCACGACGAGGTCAACCACCACGTGCGCCGGTATACCCGCCGCGAGCTCGTGCGGAAACTCCGGCAGGCGGGCTTTCGGGTGTGCCATGCCACGTACTTCAACACGGTGCTTTTTCCGGCCGTGGCCGGCCTGCGACTGGCCGGGCGACTGCTCGGCCGCACCGGCAGCGACCTGACCCTGCCCGGCCCGCGTCTCAACGGGATGCTGGTACGAATCTTTGCCGCCGAACGCCACCTGGTGTCCCGCCGGCGGATGCCCTTCGGCGTCTCCATCCTGGCGCTGGGCCGGCGCCCGTAG
- the hutI gene encoding imidazolonepropionase yields MPLKRLVNAGLLYTCAAPGGQAAVHPVPRGTLVWEGEVIRWVGPEADLPAAFAGAEPVDAGGAMVIPGLIDCHTHLAFGGWRAGEFEQRILGAGYREIARAGGGIAATVRHTRAASEEALFARCLDFLREMARLGVTTVECKSGYGLTVEDELKTLRVYRRLAGAQPVGIVPTLLGAHVVPPEFANDRAGYLHLLCDELIPRVAAERLAVFADVFVEETAFRPEEARRYLAAARRHGLEARLHVDQLGDDGGARLAAEVGAVSADHLEYTGDDGIRALARAGVVAVALPLATLYLGQRPMAARRFVEAGVPVAVATDFNPGTAPSYHLPLALTLACTLNRLTPAEALKGATCYAARAIRQERRLGSLEPGKRADFVLLDAPDVNYWLYHFRPNAALATFLRGRPLSTGAASP; encoded by the coding sequence ATGCCTTTGAAACGTCTCGTCAACGCCGGCCTCCTGTATACGTGCGCTGCGCCGGGCGGGCAGGCGGCCGTGCATCCGGTCCCGCGCGGTACGCTCGTGTGGGAGGGCGAGGTGATCCGCTGGGTGGGGCCGGAGGCGGACCTGCCGGCGGCTTTCGCCGGAGCCGAGCCGGTCGATGCCGGCGGGGCGATGGTGATCCCCGGTCTCATCGACTGTCATACCCACCTGGCCTTCGGGGGCTGGCGGGCCGGCGAGTTCGAGCAGCGCATCCTGGGAGCGGGCTACCGTGAGATCGCCCGTGCCGGGGGGGGCATCGCCGCCACGGTGCGGCACACGCGAGCGGCCTCCGAAGAGGCCCTGTTTGCGCGCTGCCTGGACTTTCTTCGCGAGATGGCCCGCCTGGGGGTGACGACCGTCGAGTGCAAGAGTGGCTACGGGCTCACCGTCGAGGATGAGTTGAAGACGCTGCGGGTGTACCGGCGCCTGGCCGGGGCACAGCCCGTGGGGATCGTGCCCACGCTGCTGGGGGCGCACGTCGTCCCGCCCGAGTTTGCGAACGACCGGGCGGGCTACCTGCACCTGCTGTGCGACGAGCTGATCCCCCGCGTGGCCGCCGAACGGCTGGCCGTCTTCGCCGACGTGTTCGTCGAGGAGACCGCTTTCCGGCCGGAGGAGGCGCGGCGCTACCTGGCGGCGGCCCGCCGGCACGGGCTGGAGGCCAGACTCCACGTCGACCAGCTCGGCGACGACGGCGGCGCGCGCCTGGCCGCCGAGGTGGGGGCCGTCTCGGCCGACCACCTCGAGTACACCGGCGACGACGGCATCCGGGCCCTGGCCCGGGCCGGGGTGGTGGCCGTGGCCCTGCCGCTGGCCACCCTCTACCTGGGGCAGCGGCCCATGGCGGCCCGCCGCTTCGTCGAGGCCGGCGTGCCCGTGGCCGTGGCGACGGACTTCAACCCGGGCACGGCCCCCAGCTACCACCTGCCGCTGGCCCTCACGCTGGCCTGCACGCTGAACCGCCTGACGCCTGCCGAAGCCCTCAAGGGCGCCACCTGCTACGCCGCCCGGGCAATCCGGCAGGAACGGCGCCTCGGCTCACTCGAACCCGGCAAACGGGCGGACTTCGTCCTCCTCGACGCGCCGGACGTCAACTACTGGCTCTATCACTTTCGCCCGAACGCCGCGCTGGCGACGTTTCTGCGGGGACGGCCGCTTTCCACCGGGGCAGCGTCACCGTGA
- a CDS encoding TonB-dependent receptor, with protein MGRCVLFFGILLTGWLGGPCTASAQTIRLDGRARSLAAALELLREEAGVDVVYAERMVADRMTTCRYAGKDPAAALACLLQGTGLRAERVRARQYVLIEEPAAATSTLRRETLSGFVVDAETGEALPGAHVYLVEQGLGATTNGAGYFALPVPGPASHRVRVSYLGYQAVDTVLALPARAVTVALQPAALPGEEVVVEGTHHPAGDAAGTPGVVAVPVSRLEELPASLGGQDLFQALEWMPGVQRAGEVTGGLIVRGSGPDQNLYLLDGAPVYHPWHAFSLISTFQTDTFKDIRLYQGAFPAEHGGRLSAVLDAELKDGSRTQPHLLAALNALNARFVVESPITPNSSFMLSGRRSYIDKLIGREHPVEDEAGRRDTLRTGYYFYDWSAKLLVRPGARSRLTLSYYRGRDVVDLRLPFDVSLDFSSWLRPADLFFEIDQQWGNTLYSLRYQSLASDRLFLTVTGYDAEYAASEGTVLQPTSSASVVSRYGVRLRDLGLKVDVDYYHTLRHQLRAGVQVVHRRFRSDLHAVLQRSRAAIDTVAQAGRLSDVELAAYVQEVWQPTPRWRIQPGLRLSYFSGGNYVRLSPRLSLQYAVHPERLILRAAAGTQVQYLHRLRDRFSFLYDLVSSRWIPAGERVHPSRGAQVSVGAESRLRPWLALTVEGYWRGARNVLLPEDVFQDKDGLEGPGIDVGALLGQYVPGYAYAYGAELTAQLVHGPWHVLLSHTAARAFNRARDEAARYPSDYDVPASLRTVVQWERGRWRASVASVWRSGYPLTVPVARYVLRGPLDDEPTPYLYRPRVNNGRLPPYLRFDVTLGYRFSWLGARWHAEVHVYNLTNRRNVIDRTYDPAQEVVRGQDRYGLPLLPLFEFRMEL; from the coding sequence ATGGGGCGGTGCGTGCTCTTCTTCGGCATCCTGCTCACCGGATGGCTGGGCGGGCCGTGCACCGCGTCGGCCCAGACCATCCGCCTGGACGGGCGCGCGCGGTCGCTGGCGGCAGCGCTGGAGCTGTTGCGTGAGGAAGCCGGGGTGGATGTGGTTTATGCCGAGCGGATGGTGGCGGACCGGATGACCACCTGCCGGTATGCCGGGAAAGATCCGGCCGCTGCGCTGGCGTGCCTGTTGCAGGGAACCGGGTTGCGGGCCGAGCGGGTGCGGGCAAGGCAATACGTGCTCATAGAAGAACCGGCCGCCGCCACGTCCACATTGCGACGGGAGACGCTCTCGGGCTTCGTCGTCGACGCGGAGACGGGCGAGGCGCTGCCGGGGGCACACGTCTACCTGGTCGAGCAGGGGCTGGGGGCTACCACGAACGGGGCCGGCTATTTCGCCTTGCCTGTGCCGGGCCCGGCCTCGCACCGCGTGCGTGTCAGCTACCTGGGCTATCAGGCCGTGGATACGGTGCTGGCGCTGCCCGCCCGGGCCGTCACCGTAGCCCTGCAGCCGGCCGCGCTCCCGGGCGAGGAGGTGGTGGTGGAAGGCACGCACCACCCGGCCGGAGACGCCGCCGGTACGCCGGGGGTGGTGGCCGTGCCCGTCAGCCGCCTCGAAGAGCTGCCGGCTTCGCTCGGCGGGCAGGACCTCTTTCAGGCCCTCGAGTGGATGCCCGGCGTCCAGCGAGCCGGCGAGGTGACCGGCGGCCTCATCGTCCGCGGCAGCGGGCCGGACCAGAACCTCTACCTCCTCGACGGGGCCCCCGTATACCACCCCTGGCACGCCTTCAGCCTCATCTCGACGTTCCAGACGGACACCTTCAAGGACATCCGGCTCTACCAGGGCGCCTTCCCGGCCGAGCATGGCGGGCGCCTCTCGGCCGTGCTCGACGCCGAACTCAAGGACGGAAGCCGCACCCAGCCGCACCTGCTGGCCGCCCTGAACGCCCTGAATGCCCGCTTCGTCGTCGAAAGCCCCATCACGCCGAACAGCTCGTTCATGCTTTCCGGGCGCCGCTCCTACATCGACAAGCTCATCGGGCGTGAGCATCCCGTCGAAGACGAGGCCGGCCGGCGGGATACCCTCCGCACAGGCTACTATTTCTACGACTGGAGCGCCAAGCTCCTGGTGCGTCCCGGTGCCCGGAGTCGCCTCACCCTCAGCTACTACCGGGGCCGGGACGTCGTCGACCTGCGCCTGCCCTTCGACGTCTCGCTCGACTTTTCGTCCTGGCTGCGTCCGGCCGACCTCTTCTTCGAGATCGATCAGCAGTGGGGCAACACCCTCTATAGCCTCCGGTATCAATCCCTGGCCTCGGATCGTCTCTTTCTGACGGTTACGGGGTATGATGCCGAATATGCGGCGAGCGAGGGCACCGTCCTGCAGCCGACGAGCAGCGCTTCCGTCGTATCGCGCTACGGTGTACGCCTGCGCGACCTCGGGCTGAAGGTGGACGTGGACTACTACCACACGCTTCGCCATCAGCTACGGGCGGGGGTGCAGGTGGTGCACCGGCGCTTCCGCAGCGACCTCCACGCGGTGCTGCAGCGTTCCCGGGCCGCCATCGACACGGTGGCACAGGCCGGCCGGCTGAGCGATGTGGAACTGGCGGCCTATGTGCAGGAGGTGTGGCAACCCACGCCGCGCTGGCGAATCCAGCCGGGGCTCCGGCTGAGCTATTTCAGCGGGGGAAACTACGTGCGCCTGAGCCCGCGCCTGAGCCTGCAGTATGCGGTGCATCCCGAACGGCTGATCCTGCGCGCGGCCGCCGGTACGCAGGTGCAGTACCTCCACCGCCTGCGCGATCGCTTCTCGTTCCTTTACGACCTGGTTTCGAGCCGGTGGATCCCTGCCGGCGAACGGGTGCATCCGTCGCGCGGCGCCCAGGTGAGCGTCGGCGCCGAGAGCCGCCTGCGCCCGTGGCTGGCGCTGACGGTGGAGGGGTACTGGCGGGGCGCGCGCAACGTCCTGTTGCCCGAAGACGTGTTTCAGGACAAGGACGGGCTGGAAGGGCCGGGCATCGACGTGGGGGCGCTGCTGGGGCAGTACGTGCCGGGCTATGCCTATGCCTACGGTGCAGAACTGACGGCGCAGCTGGTGCACGGGCCCTGGCACGTGCTGCTGAGCCACACGGCCGCCCGTGCCTTCAACCGGGCCCGCGATGAGGCCGCGCGTTATCCGTCCGACTACGACGTGCCCGCCTCTCTGCGTACCGTCGTGCAGTGGGAGCGGGGACGATGGCGGGCTTCGGTCGCCTCGGTCTGGCGGAGCGGCTACCCGTTGACGGTCCCCGTGGCCCGTTACGTGCTCCGTGGCCCGCTCGACGACGAGCCCACCCCGTATCTCTACCGTCCCCGGGTCAACAACGGCCGCCTGCCGCCCTACCTCCGCTTCGACGTGACGCTCGGCTACCGCTTCTCCTGGCTGGGCGCCCGGTGGCACGCCGAGGTGCACGTGTACAACCTCACGAACCGGCGCAACGTCATCGACCGGACGTATGACCCGGCCCAGGAGGTGGTGCGCGGCCAGGATCGGTACGGCCTGCCCCTCCTTCCCCTGTTCGAATTCCGGATGGAACTGTGA
- a CDS encoding GNAT family N-acetyltransferase has translation MQHLQHLAAGDGRNDIPTAPFLRLEPVHLGHAPAIQRLAADPAVTATTNLPEPYPPDGALHWIRYLLPKRQAGVEYAFVLLDARDEVVGVNGFVEVRREEGWAELGYWIGRPYWGRGYATAGGRLLLNFGFGELGLHSVVARPLVRNRASCRVLEKLGFRFVETQRNVFPKFHPDDLLAVYEMTAGEWAALP, from the coding sequence ATGCAACATCTCCAGCACCTCGCGGCCGGAGACGGCCGCAACGACATCCCGACGGCACCGTTTCTGCGGCTCGAACCGGTGCATCTCGGACATGCGCCCGCCATTCAACGCCTGGCCGCCGACCCCGCCGTCACGGCGACGACCAACCTGCCGGAACCCTACCCGCCCGACGGGGCGCTGCACTGGATTCGCTACCTGTTGCCCAAGCGGCAGGCCGGGGTCGAATACGCGTTCGTCCTGCTCGATGCCCGGGACGAGGTCGTCGGCGTCAACGGGTTCGTGGAGGTCCGGCGGGAGGAAGGATGGGCCGAGCTGGGCTACTGGATCGGGCGTCCCTACTGGGGGCGCGGCTATGCCACCGCCGGCGGCCGTCTCCTCCTGAACTTCGGATTTGGAGAGCTGGGACTGCATAGCGTCGTCGCGCGGCCGCTCGTGCGCAACCGTGCCTCCTGCCGTGTGCTCGAAAAGCTCGGGTTTCGCTTCGTGGAAACCCAGCGCAACGTCTTCCCGAAGTTCCACCCGGACGACCTGCTGGCCGTCTACGAGATGACGGCTGGGGAATGGGCCGCGTTGCCGTGA